The genomic interval AGATATTCAAAAAAATTTCTTGGCAAAGAACCAGGGCTTTCTGTGTACACATTAATTGCTAATTTTGTTGCTGTGAATGCCAAGAATATTGGGCCTAATGAGTATGAAGGACACTGTCTCTATGATGTAATCTTTGGCAATAAGACAGACATTGATATTGACATGGTGACTGGAGACAACCACTCTTTAAATCAACTCAATTTTGTTATACTGGATTCAATAGATATTGAATATGTTCCAAGTATAAAAAATGTTAAAGAAGCGACAAATGACTTGTTTTCGGTTAAATCAGTTGATAACTACACTGGAATTATTCGTCCTAGTGGGATCATTGATAAAAGCCTGATTCAAGCTGAGGAAAGAGGGATATTACGGGTTTTACTCTCCTTACTTCTGCAGGAAAATACTCAGAGCATCATCGTTAAAAAAATAAATTCTTCTGCTCGGTATGGAAGATTAAAAAAAGCACTTTTTGAGTACAATAAAATATTAAAAAGTACGCATGTATTAAATTTAATAGATAACATGGCGCTTAGGAAGGCCATACGTGCGGCAAGAAATCGGACAGAGGCTTATCACCAATTGCAAGGTCTCATTAGGAAAGTTTATCGTGGGGTCTTTAAGGGAAAGAAAATTGTTAACAATCGAGTCAGCGCACATGCAGTAAGACTTGTTGCAAACTGCATCATTGCCTACAACGGTATTATTTTGAATACTATTTATGAAAAAATGCTTAAAGAAGGGGTTAGCCAAGACATTATTGATGAGTTTATTAGAATATCACCTATTGCTTGGGCGCATATTGCCTTTACCGGAAAGTACAGTTTTAAAAAAAGTAATGGTGATATTAATATTGCAGCAATGGTTGAGGAACTGGAAAAACATTTAAAACAGCATTTTTGGAAAGTTACTTAAGTAACGCGTGCATTTTTAACTATTTGCTATAAAATTGCACGGATTGTTGGGCCTAATCTTGAAATCCCACTTTTTGTCAGTTCTTCCACAGGACCCCTATCCGGTCACTCGAGAAATGAATACGGCGACTTTTGATTTTCCCGCTGCAATTCATCCTTTAGCATTGAATCGAAAAAAATAGTTTTCCAATAGAATCGTATGCTTACCTTCCATTTGAAGGTGCAGTATCACATGGAGCATTTACAACTTGATTTGTTCAATCTATGATTATTGAACCAATAATCAAAAAAAGAGGCGTCTATGCCTAGAGGTGGAAAAAGACAGGGGGCAGGAAGGCCTAAAGGATATGGTAAATTTGGTTTTGAATCCACGAAACAAATTCGTATTCCAGTTTCGCGTCTCTCGGACATTAAAGCCTCATTAGAGCAGCAGAAACCGTTTAGTTCCTTGCCCTTGTATTCGAGCAAAGTGCAGGCAGGATTTCCATCGCCTGCAGATGATTATATTGAACGTTATCTGGATTTAAATGCGGAATATATTAAACATCCTTCGGCTACTTTTTTGGTGACCGCAACCGGCGATTCTATGGTTGATGCGGGCATATACTCTGGTGATGTCCTGATTGTTGATAAAAGTTTAGAGGCAGTTGATGGAAAAATTGTTATTGCGGCAGTTAACGGTGAATTAACGGTAAAACGATTATCACGAAAAAAGGGGAGGGTGCAATTGCTGCCTGCCAATTCCAAATACAAGCCTATTGATATAACTGATGAGCAGGATGTAGTGATTTGGGGGGTTGTAACCCTTGTTTTACATGAGCCTATCTAATCATGTATGCCTTAATTGATTGTAATAATTTCTATGCATCATGTGAGCGTTTGTTTCGCCCAGACTTGCGCGATAAACCGATTATTGTTTTATCAAATAACGATGGATGTGTGATTGCTCGCTCTAATGAATCCAAGGCTCTGGGAATTGCTATGGGAGAGCCTTTTTTTAAAATTAAAGCACTATGTAAACACCATCAGGTTTTTGTTTTCTCCTCTAATTACACTTTGTATGGTGACTTATCACATCGCGTGATGACAACGATTGAAGAGGCGTGGCCACATTGTGAGATTTATTCCATTGATGAAGCGTTTCTTGATTTAAGTACCATGCCTGTTAATCAACATGATGCCTTTTGTGTTGCACTGCAAAAAAAGATTTTAAAGGAAACTGGTATTCCCACATCTGTTGGGATTGGCCAAACAAAAACACTGGCAAAGATTGCTAATCATTGTTGCAAAAAAGTCTTTAAGACTCCTGTTTTCAATGTGAGCGCTCAACGAGAATTTATTCTAAAACAAATAGCAGTAGGGGATGTATGGGGGATAGGGCGGCAATGGAGTAAAAAACTAATCAACCGAGGTATACATACCGCTTTTGATTTAGCCTCTACCAATGCTCATCTGCTAAAAAAACAATTTAATGTGGTGATGATGCGCACCGCGATGGAGTTACAAGGAATCCCTTGTGGCGGACTTGAAGAGGCACAACCAAAGCAAAGCATTATGTCTTCCAAAAGTTTTGGACAGATGCAAACCCAGTACTCAAGTGTTGCGCAATCCTTAAGCAGTCATTGTGCGCGGGCAGTGGAGAAATTAAGACAACAGCAATTAGTTGCCCAACGCATGTATGTTTTTGTTCATACCAATAGGTTTCGAGAGGATTTGGCACAGCACTTTCAATCCATTGAAGTGAACTTTATCAACCCCACAGATGATTTGCGTATCATCACCAGATTTGCAAAAAAATGTTTGGGTCGTATTTTTAAACCCGGTTATCACTATAAAAAAGCAGGGGTGTGTTTAGAGGATTTGATTCCGAAAGACCCAAGACAGCTGGATATGTTTCATCAGCCCAGTGATGAGACTTTAGAAAAGACAGAACAATTAATGTCACTCTTTGATAAAATTAATCAAAAATTTGGTCGCAGCACCATTCGCCTGGCGGCAGAGGGCTACTCCAAACCCTGGGCGATGCGAGCCGAGCTTAAATCACCAGCCTATACTACGCGATGGTCTGATTTACCTGTAGTGATTCTTGCCCCTTACTAAATGTTCTATCGGGTCACTGGTATCTTATGTCTCATAATCGTCGCTTATTTGAGACTCTATGCATGTACTTATAATTTTTTTTCTAAATTATTGTCTCAGTCTAAATATAATATAAACTTAATAAAAGTAGAGAGCACTGAGATCTCATCGGGTATCCTCTTCATTTTGTTACATAGAGACATTGTTGTTGTGTTAACTATCTAATTGAAATCAAGGTTCAAATTAGATTAGAGTTAATAGCTTAGTTGGAGCGTGCTGATAATCCATCATGAATATTGGTGCTCTATAAAGGATTGATTAAATATACAGGAGTTATATGATGCAAATTAATAATTTACTAAACCCTGAACAAAACATATCTAATTTATCTAATAAATCAGAAAAATTAAGTAAGAACCAACCATCGGCCACCCCGATAGAAACTACGGCCAAGCAAACAATCAATCAATATGACGTACACCATATGACACCTAACGAGTTAGAGGAATTAATTACTGAGCTTCGAGAATCAGGTCAAATTTCAGAAAAAGAGTCCATGATGTTGACCATAGATCGCTTTAGTATACTAAGTTCTGGAGGTGTTTCAAAAGACACAAAAATTGATATGACCGCTTTTTTTGAGGAACAGATTGATATCATGAAAACAAACCCAGGAACTAAAGGGGTCGAATATCTAGAGCGGTCATTGGATATTCTAAGAGCTGTCGAGGCGAGACATGGCAGTGACATACCTCGCTCAGTTTAGGATTTTTGGTTACTTATTAATTATTGTATATACAGCTTCGCCATCAACGTGTTGTGGGGGTAATCTTTGGATGTGATTTGTAAAGAAAATTCCCCATTCCCATAGCCTGCACAATCCCAGACACGCCGATATCCGACTAAGGACTCTCCTCGGCCGCAGGTTCCTACAGAACCATCGCGCTTTTTGCATAGTCTGTCTTTTCTAACCAGGGATGTTTCTGGCAATACTCGACCACTCATTATAACAATCGGATCTGTTCCAAACCCTATTTCGACAGTTGATATCAATAATTCAGATCCGCCATGGTGTTTTTTTGTTTGAAATTGGTCTTTCTGTATTTCTTCACCATTTGGTACGGTACTTGAAACCACAAGTTCAATATAGAGAGAGGCTAACGATAACGACTTCAATGTATCGTCAATGGAGTTTTTTGCAGTGTCGGTTGCGGTGAGTTGCTCAAAAGGGAGGTTATCATTAGTATATTGGGTTGGATTATTTGCCCAGGTTAATGGTGCAAAGCAGAAAAAAACAAAAAAGAACACGACCCTATTTTTCATATCCAACTCCTTGATAATTAAGCAAATAGTATTATTCGTGCGCATTATACCATATATAAGTGGTCTAATTTATTCGTTGTGAATAATATTTGTCTTTTCTTTAGATGATAAATGAGGTTGAAATAAAATTGCTGGTAGCTCCATATGTAAACAATAGAAATAAAATTGGAGGCTTGTTATGAGAGCGACAGCCATTAAACTGGCTGCCGAAGGATACTCGAAACCTTGGGCAATACGCCGCTGGATTGAACTCCCTATTGTTACCAATCGAACTTGATAGTTTAAGTAATTAGTGCCGCGTTTTAATAAAGACACTATAATGCTCTAATCATTTAAGTATTGTTTATCTGAGTATATCTATGATTGAAGTATCTGTGCAGGAAGTCTCAGAACATCCCGATTATCAAGTATTAAACCGAATTTCCACTTCGCTAGCTCATCGAGTAGCCACCGATCCCAAACAATTTATTGCTACTATTATTGATTTAGAAACGATGGGGCTTAATGCTACCCAACATGAAATACTTGAAATTGGAATGCTGAGCTTTTCTTTCTCGACAGGCGATGGAATTATAGCCATTGTTGATTCGTACAATGAACTTAACGATCCAGGTAAACCTATTCCGGCAGAAGTAATAAAAGTAACGGGTATCACTGATGCAGATGTAAAGGGAAAAGCAATTGATTGGAACCATGTAGCTCAAACCTTAAAAAAAACGCACCTTATTATTTGTCATAACAGTGGATTTGATCGCAATTTTTTAGAATTACAAACTCCAGAAGCTATTTCTACCCTAATAAAAACGTTACCTTTTGCCTGTACTATTCGTGATATTGATTGGAAGGATAAGGGGATTGAAAGTTCTAAACTGGATTACATCAATTGGAAATTAGGCTTTTTCTATGAGGGGCATCGGGCGTTAAATGACTGCTGGGCAACCCTTAATCCTTTAATTCAATGTGAAGGAACTTTTGAGGAATTAAAAGTAAACGTTCGTAAGAAAGAAACGCTAATTTGTGCAGTTAACGCACCATTCGATAAGAAGGATTTGTTAAAAGGCCGAAACTATCGATGGTCTGATGGTACTGATAAGCTCCCCAAAAGTTGGTGGATTAGTTTGTCTAATGAATTATTGACTGATGAAAAACTATGGCTTGATGAAGAAATTTATGGTGTATCTGGTGCGAGTAATTCAATTCCTCAAATTGAGATAACCGCACGAAAAAGATACTCATTCAGAGCACAATGTATAGAATAATTTCAATCCAATCGGATTGAGTTAAACACGGTATCCTTTAAAAGATTTTTAGTGAAATTTTGCCAGTCAATAGGTGTATTGGTTACACCTCATCCCCATGGATAGCTGTAACGGCTCGCGTTTATAAACACATCAGCCCGCAATCATCGCATTTAATTTGGGTCAAATTTGAGCCCTGTTTGCGGGTTGAGTGTTTTATGATTGCGAGCCTTTACATCTATACCTATCATTGACATTCACTTTGACAATCTGCTGACATAGACTTAGAAAAGTGACAATTGGATCTAGCGATAAGATTTCTATCACGTAAACGAACGTTTTTCTTGTAGGAGGAGCATGGCGATAAACCATTATTGTGAGCCCAAGTGCAAATAATGTGAGCCAGGAAATTTTTAAAAGTCATTTAATGTGAGCCGAAATTTTCGGATAGAGTCAATTAATGTGAGTCCATTTGTTCCACACGACCCCTAATAAACAGTTTAAGGTATAAAAAAGAAACTAGATCATCGTCCAGTCTACGTAGCCTGGTGGTCAATTTTTTTTTTCAACTCTACAAAAATATTGTTATAATATATAATTGTTTGGATTATGAGATAAATATGTTGACTGATAAAGAGAGAAAATTAGCGGGTGCATTGATGGAGACATTGAGAAAAGCTGGTATTACTATGGCTAGAAAACTAAATGAAGATGCTGCCTCTGTATTTTTTTCTATTGACTCTAAGTACGTCGATAATTTTCCATTTGATATAAAGGAAAGCTTACAACAATATACTTTTAAAGCTAATAGTGGGAGTTTTTATACATTCACCGTTCCATTAAAAGACGAACTCACAGTTAACATGTTAATTAACTTCTGTAATATTGCTATTACACCACCCAAAGAAACTGTTAATAGAAAAAACAGAGACTATGAGCAACGTTTATATAGCGGTGGCAAGGGTGTAATTAGTGATACTACATATAATCATAGTTTTTCCGCCCCTGAACCGAGTATAGATAACCTTGCTTGGCTTGACGCTAAAGATAAATTAGGAAAGAAGAGTATTCCTGAGACAAGTAACCAAGCGAAGAACACTCTGCAATTTTGGTCAATGTTACAAAATAACAGATCAGAGAAGCCTGAAGTAACTGATCTAAAAAAACTAATAGGAAGCTCTCCCTTTGATAAAGCTGGTAAAGGATGGTTTGGTGTACCAATTATGCCGAAACATCTCAAAGAAATGCTCCGAGCCAATACTTATAAAGATATTAAAAACATTGCTGAAAAGGCTTTGAAGTCAGATTCTCCCAATAAATCTGAAATTACTAAAACATTATACGAAGCGATCGCTAATAGCAGTACAGCAGAAAATGCCATACAATTAATCAACACTGATATACCGCAATCTAGTTCTTTCAATATTTAGTACGCGCACCATTAAATAAGTTTTGGTTTTTATCATTAACGATCGATGCTCAGTTTTTCAGGGGTTCTGTGGAACAAATGCCGGAAGTGTTTGTTTCACTTAGTCTCCTGTTTTAGGGGGTTGGAGTCCAGGCGGCCGGAATCGTGCGCTAAGTCGTGTTCGAATGTTCCTAAATTTTGTGTTAAATTCTTTTATTTTTTTACTAGGGTTAGAACCCCAAGGTACGAAATTTCCACAGAACCTTTATTAATAATCCAAGATTTGTTTTAATCATAAACATTTTTTCGATGCCCTACATGAACGACAAGAATTATAAAATGATAGTCTTCAATTTTTGCAATAATACGATAATCCCCAATACGATAACGCCACAACCCAGAGAGGTTGCCTGATAAGGACTTCCCCAATAAGCGAGGATTATCAGTCGAGGCGATCTTTTCTTTAAGATAGTTCAAAATTTTTTTCTGTGCCGTATGACCAAGTTTCTTAAGGTCTTTTTCTACATCAGCATCAAACTCAATCTTCCAGGTCAAGGCGGCTTTCCATTTCTTCAAGAGTTATACGAGGATTTTTCTTTTCCAGGCGAGAAAGGGCGATGAGATGATCTTCTTGTTCATCGAGAAAATCTTGTAAGGCTTGTTTCACATAATAACTTTTAGAACGATGCGTTCGCTCTGCCAATTGAGACAGTCGCTCTTCAAGATTTTCTGGTAAACGAACTGCTAACATGATATCACCCGTGTTATGTATTACATATATAACAAGTATAACATATGTTATTCAAAATAGCGTGTAATTTTTTTACTAGGATTTCGTTTGAGATAGATAACACTTAGATTCTTATAGACTGACACATAGCGATCTTGCCGATTAATTTTGGATTAAGTGTCAGTCTATAAGATTTGTTGAGCTAAACTGCCGATTTTGTGGTAAAGAACTATGGGGTTTGTATTAAATTTATCATGGGCAGTTGTGTTAAACGAGATGTACTTATGTTGGCATTTCCACCTAGGTCATACTTTTTTAAATAGATTCTTGCGTTGGTTCTTCCTTGATTAATGAGGGAAGACGATTTTTTTACGAAAACTGCCATAGTTAGCCATGCTCCTTCATTAATATTATAAGCTATTAAATGTACACTATTTATCTTCATATAACTCCCAACTCGATTGGAGGATCTCCAGAATGAGTGACCCACTTAGCTAAAAACGATTCAACTATATTTAATCGTCCAGAACCACAGCGTGGACAATTAGTTATGTCTATTCCTGTCAGTCGTAGCATTAAGTCATGGATTTTTTCTTTTCTCTTTGGCTTCATTTCAGGGTGATTAAGTGCTATTCGTGCTTGTTTTAGGTTTATGGATTTATAACGATTTGCTAAAATCCCATAGTGTCGTAAGCGTTGAAATCCCTTTGGTAAGACATGCAACAGGTAACGTCGAGTAAATTCATTGACGTTTAATTTCATTATTTTTGGTTGACTGTTGTCTGCGTAATCACGCCATTTAAATGAGACTGTATTATTTTGAAAAGCGACTAATCGCTGATTTCCAATAGCAATTCGATGGGTGTAGCGTCCAAGGTATTTCAGAACGTGTTCTGGTCCTGCAAAGGGAGGTTTAGCATAAACAATCCAATCCTTTTCGTACAGTAATGAGATAAGTTGTTGAATGGTTTCTTTATTAGTAGAGCCATTAGGTAAACATACTTCGCGATTGTTTAATAAGACCTTAAGTTGTTCCAGGTATTTTCCTCTAAAAACTTTAGATAGTGCACGAATCGGGAAAAGAAATGCTCTTTTAGCATGGTTCCATTGCTTATTTTTTGTTAATCCACCACCACTTATAATGCAATGCACATGGATATGTTGCTCCAGGTTTTGTCCCCAAGTATGAAGAACCATAGTAATACTTGGTTTAGCACCTAACCATTTGGGATTTGCACTAAATTGTAATAATGTGTCACGTGCCGTTTGAAATAATAAATTGTAAATGAGTTCCGGTGTTCCTTGAGCAAGAGGATTAATGTGGTGAGGTAGGGTAAAAACAACATGAAAATATCCTGTGGGTAATAATTCTTCTGTACGTGCATCAATCCAACGTTCCTTTTGCATTGCCTGGCATTTTGGACAATGGCGGTTACGGCATGAATTATAACTTATTGATTCGTAGTAACATTTATCGCATCGGGAGAGATGACCTCCTAAACAAGCAGTACGACAAGCAACAATAGCCCGTATCGCTTTATACTGTTGGCTGCACAGTTTATGATTACTCCTATAGGTTTGGCTATAATTGCGGAAAATATCAGCAAGTTCCAAGTGTGGTTTTAAGCCCCTATGTTGTTTTGGCTGGTGCATGATTTAAGATTTTGGTACTTGGGTTAAAAGGAGCGAGTCGAGCGGTGATGGAGTCTCTGCCAAACGCAGTTTGGTTAAACGAAGATAGCGTGTAGTGGTGCGGATGGAAGAATGGC from Legionella antarctica carries:
- a CDS encoding Tn3 family transposase, whose protein sequence is MKENPTDEQVDPHLFEFFVYQKMYRRLDKGLLCCNESVSYCDIDHDLIDDALVDDVEKIAHEFGYPNIPIYCSEHLDEVLNVLDNTWDRATKRISLGENPGFLIKETKSGEQEWSLGYDSLDKLDDAFFKTLTQVEIPDITMHIGNHVDMWRAFTHMKTRYHKKRKPVPLVVNACVLSDAFGIGEEKMADMSDLSHNLLRSTHEDFIRVDTLCPANDIASNLLHSLPIFKQWNLMDLQLLADADGQKLPTSESTIQSRYSKKFLGKEPGLSVYTLIANFVAVNAKNIGPNEYEGHCLYDVIFGNKTDIDIDMVTGDNHSLNQLNFVILDSIDIEYVPSIKNVKEATNDLFSVKSVDNYTGIIRPSGIIDKSLIQAEERGILRVLLSLLLQENTQSIIVKKINSSARYGRLKKALFEYNKILKSTHVLNLIDNMALRKAIRAARNRTEAYHQLQGLIRKVYRGVFKGKKIVNNRVSAHAVRLVANCIIAYNGIILNTIYEKMLKEGVSQDIIDEFIRISPIAWAHIAFTGKYSFKKSNGDINIAAMVEELEKHLKQHFWKVT
- a CDS encoding LexA family protein, yielding MPRGGKRQGAGRPKGYGKFGFESTKQIRIPVSRLSDIKASLEQQKPFSSLPLYSSKVQAGFPSPADDYIERYLDLNAEYIKHPSATFLVTATGDSMVDAGIYSGDVLIVDKSLEAVDGKIVIAAVNGELTVKRLSRKKGRVQLLPANSKYKPIDITDEQDVVIWGVVTLVLHEPI
- a CDS encoding Y-family DNA polymerase encodes the protein MYALIDCNNFYASCERLFRPDLRDKPIIVLSNNDGCVIARSNESKALGIAMGEPFFKIKALCKHHQVFVFSSNYTLYGDLSHRVMTTIEEAWPHCEIYSIDEAFLDLSTMPVNQHDAFCVALQKKILKETGIPTSVGIGQTKTLAKIANHCCKKVFKTPVFNVSAQREFILKQIAVGDVWGIGRQWSKKLINRGIHTAFDLASTNAHLLKKQFNVVMMRTAMELQGIPCGGLEEAQPKQSIMSSKSFGQMQTQYSSVAQSLSSHCARAVEKLRQQQLVAQRMYVFVHTNRFREDLAQHFQSIEVNFINPTDDLRIITRFAKKCLGRIFKPGYHYKKAGVCLEDLIPKDPRQLDMFHQPSDETLEKTEQLMSLFDKINQKFGRSTIRLAAEGYSKPWAMRAELKSPAYTTRWSDLPVVILAPY
- a CDS encoding DUF4879 domain-containing protein, whose protein sequence is MKNRVVFFFVFFCFAPLTWANNPTQYTNDNLPFEQLTATDTAKNSIDDTLKSLSLASLYIELVVSSTVPNGEEIQKDQFQTKKHHGGSELLISTVEIGFGTDPIVIMSGRVLPETSLVRKDRLCKKRDGSVGTCGRGESLVGYRRVWDCAGYGNGEFSLQITSKDYPHNTLMAKLYIQ
- a CDS encoding 3'-5' exonuclease, with the protein product MIEVSVQEVSEHPDYQVLNRISTSLAHRVATDPKQFIATIIDLETMGLNATQHEILEIGMLSFSFSTGDGIIAIVDSYNELNDPGKPIPAEVIKVTGITDADVKGKAIDWNHVAQTLKKTHLIICHNSGFDRNFLELQTPEAISTLIKTLPFACTIRDIDWKDKGIESSKLDYINWKLGFFYEGHRALNDCWATLNPLIQCEGTFEELKVNVRKKETLICAVNAPFDKKDLLKGRNYRWSDGTDKLPKSWWISLSNELLTDEKLWLDEEIYGVSGASNSIPQIEITARKRYSFRAQCIE
- a CDS encoding type II toxin-antitoxin system RelE family toxin, whose translation is MTWKIEFDADVEKDLKKLGHTAQKKILNYLKEKIASTDNPRLLGKSLSGNLSGLWRYRIGDYRIIAKIEDYHFIILVVHVGHRKNVYD
- the relB gene encoding ribbon-helix-helix protein, CopG family yields the protein MLAVRLPENLEERLSQLAERTHRSKSYYVKQALQDFLDEQEDHLIALSRLEKKNPRITLEEMESRLDLED
- a CDS encoding IS91 family transposase, with translation MHQPKQHRGLKPHLELADIFRNYSQTYRSNHKLCSQQYKAIRAIVACRTACLGGHLSRCDKCYYESISYNSCRNRHCPKCQAMQKERWIDARTEELLPTGYFHVVFTLPHHINPLAQGTPELIYNLLFQTARDTLLQFSANPKWLGAKPSITMVLHTWGQNLEQHIHVHCIISGGGLTKNKQWNHAKRAFLFPIRALSKVFRGKYLEQLKVLLNNREVCLPNGSTNKETIQQLISLLYEKDWIVYAKPPFAGPEHVLKYLGRYTHRIAIGNQRLVAFQNNTVSFKWRDYADNSQPKIMKLNVNEFTRRYLLHVLPKGFQRLRHYGILANRYKSINLKQARIALNHPEMKPKRKEKIHDLMLRLTGIDITNCPRCGSGRLNIVESFLAKWVTHSGDPPIELGVI